In the genome of Vicia villosa cultivar HV-30 ecotype Madison, WI linkage group LG7, Vvil1.0, whole genome shotgun sequence, one region contains:
- the LOC131620449 gene encoding probable methyltransferase PMT2: MAKPSAADNRTRSSVQIFIVVGLCCFFYILGAWQRSGFGKGDSIALEITKNNAECDVVPNLSFDSHHAGEVGQIDESDSKTKVFKPCAARYTDYTPCQDQRRAMTFPRENMNYRERHCPPEEEKLHCMIPAPKGYVTPFPWPKSRDYVPYANAPYKSLTVEKAIQNWIQYEGNVFRFPGGGTQFPQGADKYIDQLASVIPIDDGTVRTALDTGCGVASWGAYLWSRNVVAMSFAPRDSHEAQVQFALERGVPAVIGVLGTIKLPYPSRAFDMAHCSRCLIPWGANGGIYMMEVDRVLRPGGYWVLSGPPINWKVNYKPWQRPKEELEEEQRMIEEVAKKLCWEKKSEKAETAIWQKMTDSESCRSRQDDSSVEFCESSDPNDVWYKKMEACVTPTPKASGGNLKPFPNRLYAIPPRVSSGSIPGVSSETYQDDNKTWKKHVNAYKKINSLLDSGRYRNIMDMNAGLGSFAAAIHSAKSWVMNVVPTIAEKSTLGVVFERGLIGIYHDWCEAFSTYPRTYDLIHANGLFSLYQDKCNTEDILLEMDRILRPEGAVIIRDEVDVLIKVKKLIAGMRWSFKLVDHEDGPLVPEKVLIAVKQYWVTDGNSTSTQ, translated from the exons ATGGCGAAACCAAGTGCGGCTGATAATAGGACTAGAAGCTCTGTGCAGATCTTTATAGTAGTtggtctgtgttgtttcttttatATATTGGGAGCTTGGCAGAGAAGTGGTTTTGGAAAAGGAGATAGCATAGCATTAGAGATTACCAAGAATAATGCAGAATGTGACGTAGTTCCGAATTTAAGTTTCGATTCACACCATGCTGGAGAAGTTGGTCAGATCGATGAGTCTGATTCGAAGACTAAGGTTTTTAAACCGTGTGCGGCTCGTTATACTGATTACACTCCGTGTCAAGACCAACGGCGTGCTATGACGTTTCCGAGAGAGAACATGAACTATAGAGAGAGACATTGCcctccggaggaagagaagttaCATTGTATGATCCCGGCACCGAAAGGGTATGTAACGCCTTTTCCGTGGCCTAAGAGTAGGGATTATGTTCCGTATGCGAATGCACCGTACAAGAGTCTCACAGTTGAGAAGGCTATTCAGAATTGGATCCAGTACGAGGGAAATGTGTTTAGATTCCCTGGCGGTGGAACCCAATTTCCTCAAGGTGCTGATAAATATATCGATCAACTTGCTTCTGTTATACCGATTGATGATGGGACAGTGAGGACCGCGCTAGATACCGGTTGTGGG GTTGCAAGTTGGGGTGCATATCTGTGGAGCAGAAATGTTGTTGCGATGTCGTTTGCACCGAGGGACTCTCACGAAGCACAAGTACAATTTGCTCTTGAAAGAGGTGTACCTGCTGTTATTGGTGTTCTTGGAACCATTAAGTTGCCATATCCATCAAGGGCTTTCGATATGGCTCATTGCTCTCGCTGTTTGATTCCATGGGGAGCAAATG GTGGAATTTACATGATGGAAGTTGATAGAGTTCTAAGACCCGGTGGTTATTGGGTTCTTTCTGGTCCTCCAATCAACTGGAAAGTAAACTACAAACCATGGCAGAGACCAAAGGAGGAACTTGAGGAAGAACAAAGAATGATTGAAGAGGTTGCTAAGAAACTTTGCTGGGAGAAGAAGTCGGAGAAGGCTGAAACTGCCATATGGCAAAAGATGACCGACTCTGAATCATGCCGTAGCAGACAAGATGACTCCAGTGTTGAATTTTGTGAATCCTCTGATCCTAATGATGTCTG GTATAAGAAAATGGAGGCCTGCGTTACTCCAACTCCTAAAGCTTCTGGCGGAAATCTTAAACCATTTCCAAACAGGCTATATGCAATCCCTCCTAGAGTTTCTAGTGGCTCTATTCCCGGAGTTTCTTCCGAGACATACCAGGACGATAACAAAACGTGGAAAAAACATGTCAACGCATACAAGAAAATCAACTCACTCTTGGATTCTGGTAGATATCGCAACATTATGGATATGAATGCTGGTTTGGGTAGTTTTGCCGCAGCTATTCATTCAGCGAAGTCATGGGTCATGAATGTTGTGCCAACTATAGCCGAGAAAAGTACTCTCGGTGTAGTATTTGAGCGAGGACTGATTGGCATCTATCATGATTG GTGTGAAGCCTTTTCCACGTATCCAAGGACATACGATCTCATTCACGCCAATGGCCTCTTTAGTCTCTACCAGGATAA ATGCAATACGGAAGACATTCTTCTCGAGATGGACAGGATTTTACGACCAGAAGGCGCTGTCATAATCCGCGACGAAGTCGATGTATTAATCAAGGTAAAGAAATTAATCGCGGGAATGAGATGGAGTTTTAAATTGGTTGATCATGAAGATGGTCCTCTTGTTCCTGAGAAAGTACTAATTGCTGTCAAACAATATTGGGTTACTGATGGAAACTCAACATCAACACAATGA
- the LOC131617115 gene encoding protein PHYTOCHROME KINASE SUBSTRATE 1-like: MFSFPSENNNNNKNLHDSIFSPYLNTNEGKFIERIGESSQKTNPFISSRNSPLHQVEKTEESGEIGVFGAEKYFNRKVVESPRAATKYLPDHRDETTDTKTRKYQVEYGTSSISSVSTLNSQNPLLKRDSVRNSKDKVHAKSVLSSLGLKCYCADKNSVDISDHAGEISFNNKTSNYGAVHGKTTPRKVFNLGLDDDLSVKIRKPSSEHFNNKDVFFQKQKNLSVGSNSEKNSVASNSRNQLVKMQIPLDEEKTPRKSLEVFGSPNPILINNKRSSLSIDKRFIFPSKMEEIVDANYDDDDDDAGSDASSDLFEIESLKGKSSNNFLTRQTSDAASSCVSPTCYAPSEASIEWSVVTASAAVMSDCEDQMSEFTVRSPIKITREVPRRRPGILLGCKSHKAVRVAGDAFITYGKQSLSPNISNRNKNNTSPQVARFPGETKSYAKTRHGQQALQASNSPHASKLLFN; encoded by the coding sequence ATGTTCAGTTTCCCCTCtgaaaacaacaataataacaaaaacCTTCATGATAGTATTTTCTCTCCATATTTGAACACCAATGAAGGGAAATTTATTGAAAGAATTGGTGAATCAAGCCAAAAAACTAACCCCTTTATTAGTAGCAGAAACTCTCCTCTTCATCAAGTGGAAAAGACAGAAGAGAGTGGAGAAATTGGAGTATTTGGAGCTGAAAAATACTTCAACAGAAAAGTAGTTGAATCTCCAAGAGCTGCTACAAAGTACCTTCCTGATCATAGGGATGAAACAACGGATACTAAAACTAGAAAGTACCAAGTTGAGTATGGGACTTCGAGTATTAGTTCTGTATCAACATTGAACAGCCAAAATCCACTCTTAAAGAGAGATTCTGTGAGGAATAGCAAAGATAAGGTGCATGCTAAGAGTGTTCTATCAAGTCTTGGTCTCAAATGCTATTGTGCTGATAAGAATTCTGTTGATATCAGTGATCATGCAGGTGAAATCAGTTTTAATAACAAAACTTCTAATTATGGTGCAGTTCATGGAAAAACGACACCGAGAAAAGTATTCAATCTTGGTCTAGATGATGATCTTTCAGTTAAAATAAGAAAGCCTAGTTCAGAACATTTCAACAATAAAGATGTTTTCTTTCAAAAGCAAAAGAATTTAAGTGTAGGATCAAACAGTGAAAAGAATAGTGTTGCTTCTAACTCAAGAAATCAGCTTGTCAAAATGCAAATTCCATTAGATGAAGAAAAGACACCAAGAAAATCACTTGAAGTATTTGGATCACCAAATCCAATATTGATCAATAACAAGAGAAGTTCCTTAAGCATTGATAAAAGGTTTATATTTCCTTccaaaatggaagaaattgttgATGCAAACTATgacgacgatgatgatgatgctggAAGCGATGCAAGTTCTGATTTGTTTGAGATTGAGAGTCTCAAAGGAAAATCCTCCAACAATTTTCTCACTAGACAGACATCAGATGCGGCTTCAAGTTGCGTTAGCCCGACTTGTTACGCGCCGAGTGAGGCGAGCATAGAATGGAGTGTGGTTACTGCTAGTGCAGCAGTTATGTCAGATTGTGAAGATCAAATGTCTGAGTTCACAGTAAGGAGTCCAATAAAGATCACCAGGGAAGTACCGAGGCGGCGTCCGGGTATCTTGTTGGGATGCAAGAGCCACAAAGCTGTGAGAGTTGCTGGTGATGCTTTCATAACATATGGGAAACAAAGTTTAAGTCCAAACATTAGTAACAGAAACAAAAACAATACTAGTCCTCAGGTTGCAAGGTTTCCAGGAGAGACAAAGTCTTATGCAAAAACAAGGCATGGACAACAAGCATTGCAGGCCTCTAACTCACCACATGCTTCAAAATTACTATTCAACTAG